The following are from one region of the Salvia splendens isolate huo1 chromosome 2, SspV2, whole genome shotgun sequence genome:
- the LOC121770247 gene encoding pectinesterase-like, with protein sequence MGDMNKAILATFLLAACMISADSAGAGQAAEVDTMCANAEYKETCKKTLSDAQSSEPKGLLLSSFNSTVANLRDAITKSKTYQDAATDKRTQGALAVCEQVLNTTIDNIERSMAKVDKAEVSDVNDYVDDVKVWLSAGVTCKDTCVDAFENTTGETGAKIKDLLKTTGELLSNGLSIVDGVAKLFDALDLGKLFSGSKRVLEQRVRETVHTGIPGFVEPHQRSLLGAAPGKFTPNAVVALDGTGKYKTIAEAIAAAPINSTKLFIIQIKAGVYKEVIKVPGGANNVVLIGEGPTKTVITGSQSFVSGIPTFQTATLSVDGDDFMAKDIKIENTAGASGHQAVAVRVSGDKAVFYNVHMSGYQSTLYAHIYRQFYRDCHISGTMDIIWGDAEVVFQNCVVAVKQPLPNQDCTVTAQARNDTRAVGVTVLQNCSITVEKEFFALKPAAMAYLGRPMKAFSRTIVMESNIDGFISPEGWAPWMGTFGLDTLYYGEYKNRGQGAATAKRVTWKGIQKMTPELADKFTPVKVYDGDDSWVKNTAIPYVAGLVNPK encoded by the exons ATGGGCGATATGAATAAGGCAATCCTGGCCACCTTCCTCCTGGCGGCATGCATGATCTCCGCCGACTCCGCCGGCGCCGGCCAGGCCGCCGAGGTGGACACGATGTGCGCGAACGCCGAGTACAAAGAAACCTGCAAGAAGACCCTCTCCGACGCCCAGAGCAGCGAACCCAAGGGGCTTCTTCTCTCGTCGTTCAACTCTACCGTCGCGAACCTCCGGGACGCCATCACCAAGTCCAAGACGTACCAAGACGCCGCCACCGACAAGCGGACCCAGGGGGCGCTGGCCGTCTGCGAGCAGGTCCTCAACACCACCATCGACAATATCGAAAGATCGATGGCCAAGGTCGACAAAGCCGAGGTCAGCGACGTTAACGACTATGTCGACGACGTCAAGGTCTGGCTCAGCGCCGGTGTCACCTGCAAGGATACCTGCGTCGACGCTTTCGAGAACACTACCG GGGAGACTGGCGCGAAGATAAAGGATCTGCTGAAGACCACCGGTGAGCTGCTCAGCAATGGCCTCTCGATAGTCGATGGTGTGGCAAAGCTTTTCGATGCGCTTGATCTCGGAAAACTTTTCAGCGGGTCGAAGAGGGTTCTCGAGCAGAGAGTGAGGGAGACCGTCCACACCGGAATCCCAGGTTTCGTGGAACCGCATCAGAGAAGCCTCCTCGGTGCGGCTCCGGGGAAGTTCACACCGAATGCGGTGGTGGCACTTGACGGCACCGGGAAATACAAGACGATCGCGGAAGCCATCGCCGCCGCGCCCATTAATAGTACCAAGTTGTTCATTATCCAAATCAAGGCCGGTGTTTACAAGGAGGTTATCAAGGTCCCCGGTGGCGCCAACAACGTCGTCCTCATCGGAGAAGGCCCCACCAAGACCGTCATCACCGGTAGCCAAAGCTTCGTATCGGGCATCCCTACCTTCCAAACTGCAACTCTAT CCGTTGATGGTGATGACTTTATGGCGAAGGACATCAAGATCGAGAACACGGCCGGAGCCTCGGGGCACCAGGCGGTAGCAGTGCGAGTCTCCGGGGACAAGGCGGTGTTCTACAACGTGCACATGAGCGGCTACCAGAGCACACTCTACGCCCACATCTACCGCCAATTCTACCGCGACTGCCACATCTCGGGAACCATGGACATCATCTGGGGCGATGCCGAGGTCGTCTTCCAAAACTGCGTCGTCGCCGTGAAGCAGCCTCTCCCCAACCAAGATTGCACGGTGACCGCCCAGGCCCGCAACGACACCCGGGCCGTGGGCGTGACCGTGCTCCAGAACTGCAGCATCACGGTGGAGAAGGAATTCTTCGCCCTGAAGCCCGCAGCCATGGCGTACCTGGGGCGGCCGATGAAGGCGTTCTCGAGGACGATCGTGATGGAGTCGAACATCGATGGCTTCATCTCGCCGGAGGGGTGGGCGCCTTGGATGGGGACGTTCGGCCTCGACACGCTCTACTACGGCGAGTACAAGAACCGTGGGCAAGGGGCGGCCACCGCGAAAAGGGTGACGTGGAAGGGTATTCAGAAGATGACGCCGGAGCTTGCCGATAAATTCACTCCGGTGAAGGTCTACGACGGCGACGACAGCTGGGTTAAGAACACCGCAATTCCTTATGTTGCAGGATTGGTCAACcctaaataa